The proteins below come from a single Kosakonia sp. SMBL-WEM22 genomic window:
- the fucR gene encoding L-fucose operon activator, with the protein MKTARQQAIVQLLKSQQSITTAALATELAVSVETIRRDLNALQMQGKIIRRHGRARTLADGSEPFRARLKSHYADKADIARHALNWVEAGMTLALDASSTCFHLARQLPDIPLTVFTNSLPVCEVMARRQHSELICSGGRLARGERCYVNPALASLLKSLEIDLFIFSCEGIDDHGEMWDSTRHNAAFKSALLRRSQQSLLLIDKSKFYRTSEASIGNLSLVTQMITDAPHP; encoded by the coding sequence ATCAAGACGGCGCGCCAGCAGGCGATTGTTCAGCTTCTGAAAAGTCAGCAGTCGATCACCACTGCCGCGCTCGCCACCGAGCTTGCCGTCAGCGTGGAGACCATTCGCCGCGATCTCAACGCCCTGCAGATGCAAGGTAAAATCATCCGGCGGCATGGCCGCGCACGCACGCTGGCGGACGGCAGCGAACCGTTTCGTGCCCGTCTGAAAAGCCACTATGCGGATAAAGCTGATATCGCGCGGCATGCGCTGAACTGGGTGGAAGCGGGGATGACGCTGGCGCTCGATGCCAGCTCAACCTGCTTTCACCTGGCGCGACAGCTGCCGGATATTCCGCTGACGGTGTTTACCAATAGTTTGCCGGTGTGCGAAGTGATGGCCCGTCGACAGCACAGCGAGCTTATCTGCTCCGGTGGTCGGCTGGCGCGCGGTGAGCGCTGCTACGTTAATCCGGCGCTCGCCAGCCTGCTGAAATCGCTGGAGATCGATCTCTTTATCTTTTCCTGCGAGGGGATAGATGACCACGGCGAGATGTGGGATTCCACGCGGCATAACGCGGCATTTAAGTCGGCACTGCTGCGACGATCGCAGCAGTCGCTGTTACTGATCGATAAAAGTAAGTTTTACCGCACCAGCGAAGCCAGTATCGGCAACCTTTCGCTGGTGACCCAGATGATCACCGACGCGCCCCATCCCTGA
- a CDS encoding methyl-accepting chemotaxis protein codes for MNMLRNFTIRAVLLVILGIFGVLWSGVGLYSVSSLSKVADGNEIDRQLVTQMTLLSQGNDQYFRFVTRLSRVMEAKAAGGTPDMAPVQQALDNMAKRLADFKAVSPGPIDPKVSEQVISGWQALLEQGITPQMQLAQQGSPEAYRAQANNVTPGLSRNFGVATESFNKAAAAMLDETRVMVDHQTSTTRAAIIVAMVLGLLILLFTDRYLVTMLVKPLNRIRAHFKLIAQGDLSQPLEDMGRNCVGQVIPLLLAMQDSLREAVSSIRHGSENIWRGATEISTGNNDLSSRTEEQAAALEETAASMEELTATVKLNADNASQASKLAEVASDTASKGGALVKEVITTMDGISGSSKKIAEITTVINSIAFQTNILALNAAVEAARAGEQGRGFAVVAGEVRNLASRSAGAAKEIETLIADSVSRVEKGAQLVNDTGATMEDILRGVREVTTIMKEIAAASAEQSKGISQVGVAITQMDNVTQQNASLVEQVSAAAAALERQTEELQRSVQKFRLTSREEHKSAAHVLPELSRGPARKSAASSDEWVAF; via the coding sequence ATGAATATGCTTCGTAACTTTACTATACGCGCCGTGTTGCTGGTGATCCTTGGGATCTTCGGCGTGCTGTGGTCTGGCGTCGGTCTGTATAGCGTCTCTTCTTTGTCAAAAGTTGCCGACGGTAATGAAATTGACCGCCAGCTGGTAACGCAAATGACACTTCTAAGCCAGGGCAATGATCAATACTTTCGCTTTGTGACGCGCCTCAGCCGCGTGATGGAAGCCAAAGCTGCTGGGGGAACGCCTGACATGGCGCCCGTGCAGCAAGCGCTGGATAATATGGCAAAACGCCTTGCCGACTTTAAAGCTGTTTCGCCAGGTCCAATAGATCCTAAAGTTTCAGAACAGGTGATCTCTGGCTGGCAGGCGCTGCTTGAGCAGGGTATCACTCCGCAGATGCAGCTGGCACAACAGGGCTCGCCAGAAGCCTATCGCGCCCAGGCTAATAACGTGACGCCCGGCCTGAGCCGTAATTTTGGTGTCGCGACGGAGAGTTTCAACAAAGCTGCTGCCGCAATGCTGGATGAAACTCGTGTGATGGTCGATCACCAGACCAGCACCACGCGCGCGGCGATTATCGTAGCGATGGTGCTGGGCTTGCTGATCCTGCTGTTTACGGATCGCTACCTGGTGACCATGCTGGTCAAACCGCTGAACCGAATCCGTGCGCACTTCAAACTAATAGCGCAAGGCGATCTCAGCCAGCCGCTGGAAGATATGGGGCGTAACTGCGTCGGTCAGGTGATTCCCCTCCTGCTAGCGATGCAGGATAGCCTGCGCGAAGCGGTAAGCAGCATCCGCCATGGCAGCGAAAACATCTGGCGCGGCGCAACCGAGATCTCAACCGGCAATAATGACCTTTCATCGCGTACCGAAGAGCAGGCCGCAGCGCTGGAGGAGACCGCAGCCAGTATGGAAGAGTTGACCGCCACGGTGAAACTGAACGCCGACAACGCCAGCCAGGCGAGCAAACTGGCAGAAGTGGCCTCGGACACCGCCAGTAAAGGCGGGGCGTTGGTGAAAGAGGTGATCACCACGATGGACGGTATCTCCGGCAGTTCGAAGAAGATTGCCGAAATCACTACTGTCATTAACAGCATCGCTTTCCAGACCAATATTCTCGCCCTTAACGCGGCGGTAGAAGCGGCGCGTGCCGGTGAGCAGGGGCGTGGTTTCGCGGTGGTTGCTGGCGAAGTACGTAACCTCGCCAGCCGCAGCGCGGGCGCGGCAAAAGAGATTGAAACCCTGATCGCTGACTCCGTTTCACGGGTTGAGAAGGGCGCTCAGTTGGTGAATGACACCGGTGCCACGATGGAGGACATTCTGCGTGGCGTGCGTGAAGTGACCACTATTATGAAAGAGATTGCTGCCGCTTCTGCCGAGCAGAGCAAAGGCATATCGCAGGTAGGCGTTGCTATTACGCAGATGGATAACGTTACCCAGCAGAATGCCTCGCTGGTCGAACAGGTGTCGGCTGCCGCCGCTGCGCTGGAGCGTCAGACCGAAGAGCTACAGCGCTCTGTGCAGAAGTTCCGTTTGACCAGCCGGGAGGAGCACAAATCTGCTGCGCATGTTTTGCCTGAGTTGAGCCGTGGCCCAGCCCGTAAATCCGCCGCATCGTCAGATGAGTGGGTGGCGTTCTAA